A genomic window from Gossypium hirsutum isolate 1008001.06 chromosome D10, Gossypium_hirsutum_v2.1, whole genome shotgun sequence includes:
- the LOC121222256 gene encoding probable WRKY transcription factor 51 isoform X1, with product MDFSRESSNPNLNITFYPDNLDPVTEFELSDYLMLDGGVFEEDSSSQSIASSEKGLGGGNEISGATSKTPIIKCKTEAREKKLEQRHRVAFITKSEIEVMDDGYKWRKYGKKPVKNSPNPR from the exons ATGGACTTCTCCCGGGAGAGCTCAAACCCTAACCTTAATATCACCTTCTATCCCGATAACTTGGATCCGGTGACCGAGTTCGAGCTGTCGGATTATCTTATGCTCGACGGTGGGGTTTTCGAGGAAGACTCATCATCGCAAAGTATAGCATCGTCGGAGAAGGGCTTGGGAGGAGGTAACGAAATTAGTGGTGCAACATCGAAAACCCCCATCAT AAAATGCAAGACTGAAGCGAGGGAAAAGAAGTTGGAACAGAGGCATCGGGTTGCATTTATAACGAAATCGGAGATAGAAGTCATGGATGATGGATATAAATGGAGGAAATATGGGAAAAAGCCTGTGAAGAACAGCCCAAATC
- the LOC121222256 gene encoding uncharacterized protein isoform X2 yields MDFSRESSNPNLNITFYPDNLDPVTEFELSDYLMLDGGVFEEDSSSQSIASSEKGLGGENARLKRGKRSWNRGIGLHL; encoded by the exons ATGGACTTCTCCCGGGAGAGCTCAAACCCTAACCTTAATATCACCTTCTATCCCGATAACTTGGATCCGGTGACCGAGTTCGAGCTGTCGGATTATCTTATGCTCGACGGTGGGGTTTTCGAGGAAGACTCATCATCGCAAAGTATAGCATCGTCGGAGAAGGGCTTGGGAGGAG AAAATGCAAGACTGAAGCGAGGGAAAAGAAGTTGGAACAGAGGCATCGGGTTGCATTTATAA